In one window of Macrobrachium rosenbergii isolate ZJJX-2024 chromosome 27, ASM4041242v1, whole genome shotgun sequence DNA:
- the LOC136853345 gene encoding uncharacterized protein has translation MQLNKWIVWWLAVSQIVNSLVQLRKGAIIKEHGKVKMIQDLAIVKIQTDSIIDQREQLVQLSNQIQAGLQSVQDRNLYDMLSKLQRDIDSVMPRKVVKRSLIPFIGVALHNLFGVATDGNVERLKERVAQLENWASEQGTVYNKVIGNVNQNQKMITVLKEFVNSALHNVSSEIARIHQTEMMEQLLIETSNFLLEYKELLNAIMMAGKNLLSPFLITPSEIEAIIQKCVVNNHLKPLVENIVDYYGLITVKVIANQIILVIPFNNPDVNSLISVYPFPMVVDNKSIVLEGTVRHFALQHDSFLVTEIPEHKFRECVMLNDDVYVCNIVNFYEPLNALHCLDDLVNNKNGKNHCKYIPFTETFKAQIIDDEIFVFSANRLNAKIDCKSNKTEVVFINVHSFSSACELVILHNLYYKPTVFTTYSLNFSKSVHQFAVINEFQLSELELETFTKLEEVHTFFHTYKTEISPIMSFINVILLVLFAFISFIIVRKLILNKLTIIKDMMDRILPRE, from the exons atgcaattgaa caaatggattgtatggtggttggcagtgagtcaaattgtgaactcactcgtacaactaagaaagggagccatcatcaaggagcatggcaaggttaagatgatacaggacctagccattgttaagatccagacggactccattatcgatcagagagagcagttagtccagctgagcaatcagatacaggcaggattacaaagtgtccaagatagaaatttgtacgacatgctctccaagttgcagagggacatcgatagtgttatgccaaggaaagtagtaaagcgatcactcataccctttataggcgtcgctttacacaatctctttggagtggcgaccgatggtaatgttgaaaggctaaaggaaagagtggcacaacttgaaaattgggcttctgagcagggcactgtctataataaagtaataggaaatgtcaatcaaaatcagaaaatgatcacagtgctgaaagaatttgtgaatagtgccctccataatgtttcatcagaaattgctagaatccatcaaacagaaatgatggagcaactgctcatagaaacaagtaatttccttctggaatacaaggaattactcaatgcaatcatgatggcaggtaaaaacctgctgtcgccttttctgataacccctagtgaaattgaagccattattcagaaatgtgttgtgaacaatcacttgaagccactagtagaaaatatagtggactattatggcctgataacagtgaaagtgatagccaatcaaatcatactagtgatccctttcaacaatccagacgtcaactcattgatatcagtctatccattcccaatggtagtagataataagtccattgtactagaaggaacagttcgacactttgccttgcagcatgattctttcctagtgactgaaattcccgaacataaattcagggaatgtgtcatgcttaatgatgatgtatatgtttgtaacattgtgaatttctatgaacccttgaatgctcttcattgcctagatgatcttgtaaacaacaagaatggtaagaaccattgtaaatatataccgtttacagaaactttcaaggctcaaatcattgatgatgaaatttttgtgttctcagcaaacagattgaatgctaagattgactgtaagtcaaacaaaacagaagtagttttcattaacgtacactcattttcatctgcttgtgaattggttattttacataatttgtattacaaacctacagtcttcacgacatacagtttgaatttcagtaaaagtgtacatcagtttgcagttattaacgaatttcaactttcagaactggaattggagacattcacaaagctagaagaggttcatactttctttcatacatataagaccgagatttctcctattatgtcattcataaatgtcattcttttggtactgtttgcttttatttcttttataattgtcaggaaattgatactgaataagcttaccataatcaaggacatgatggacagaatccttcctagagagtaa